The following are encoded together in the Spiroplasma apis B31 genome:
- the oppF gene encoding oligopeptide ABC transporter ATP-binding protein OppF gives MSTNTENILLSIRDLVIEFRTKGKKFKAVKEASFDIHKGEIFGIVGESGSGKTTIGRAIVGVQPIKDGAIYMNDTIVGGKPTSLYTLNKDIAKKIHSMLIKADMTSKELDRTLEALKDIYYFYKDQNKLLDIKELKSKLKDSKIKYVKDISLNNLKDINRIIKNQDRMIKFTTNLNAYIPEISKKLEKSVLSKIIETKEAVLDLKEFATNVYNCIEEILNLRGKFIANKNKDIEAFFTAIFKQWNTLVENHKDYLKKIKWVSDMQYQSYALSAPKSKRESFINYYNKLIYIKRDEFWKVCVNQLNILKNQGIDESDENFKKLSYYIQDFWSNKNFNTNASKKILSLLSEGHPIDERIVSLGNKLKNTDFERNLKNLIDNNATLSKKELKDLSKELEQIKKIIQKNIVKDKELIESFYKWKDIQNPYSEEEVDSFIELTEFLELPSIDEFVKNSFLFAGQTKKEKRKNRRNIQMIFQDPGSSLNDRMAIEEIIAEGMENFPELYKGDEARERFLKEHNEQNPHDQLTMEQVTHSMVKKHIILNLVKSVGLLPEHLSRYPHEFSGGQRQRVGIARSLAMRPQLIVADEPISALDVSIRAQVLNLFKKFQELLDLTFIFVAHDLSVVRYIADRIAVIYHGQIVELAPAEELFSNPLHPYTKALLSAIPIPEPELAKETKLQLYEPEKEHFDYIFELPYFKEILPGHFVWANSREIRKIKSKLKNRERS, from the coding sequence AAGAAATTCAAAGCCGTAAAGGAAGCAAGTTTTGATATTCATAAAGGAGAAATATTTGGTATAGTTGGTGAGTCAGGCTCTGGAAAAACAACAATTGGTAGAGCTATAGTTGGTGTTCAACCAATTAAAGATGGTGCAATTTATATGAATGACACCATCGTAGGGGGTAAACCAACAAGTTTATACACTTTAAACAAAGATATTGCAAAAAAAATTCATAGTATGTTAATTAAGGCTGATATGACTTCAAAAGAACTTGATAGAACATTGGAAGCATTAAAAGATATTTATTATTTTTACAAAGACCAAAATAAATTATTAGACATTAAAGAGCTAAAAAGTAAGCTTAAAGATAGCAAAATAAAATATGTTAAAGATATTTCATTAAATAACTTAAAAGACATCAATAGAATAATTAAAAACCAAGATAGAATGATTAAGTTTACTACAAACTTGAACGCATACATACCTGAAATCTCAAAAAAACTTGAGAAATCTGTATTATCTAAAATCATAGAAACTAAAGAAGCAGTTTTGGACTTAAAGGAATTCGCAACTAATGTATATAACTGCATTGAAGAGATTTTAAATTTAAGAGGTAAGTTCATTGCCAATAAAAATAAAGATATTGAAGCGTTTTTCACAGCAATATTTAAACAATGAAACACACTTGTTGAAAATCACAAAGACTACTTGAAAAAAATCAAGTGAGTTTCTGATATGCAATATCAATCATACGCATTATCAGCACCAAAAAGTAAGAGAGAATCTTTCATCAACTACTACAATAAACTTATTTATATAAAAAGAGACGAATTCTGAAAAGTATGTGTAAATCAATTAAATATTTTAAAAAACCAAGGTATTGATGAATCGGATGAAAACTTTAAAAAATTGTCTTACTACATTCAAGATTTTTGGTCAAACAAAAATTTCAATACCAATGCTTCTAAGAAAATTTTAAGTTTATTGAGTGAAGGTCACCCAATCGATGAGCGTATAGTCTCATTAGGTAACAAATTAAAGAATACAGACTTTGAAAGAAATCTAAAAAACCTAATTGACAACAATGCAACATTATCAAAAAAAGAACTTAAAGATTTATCTAAAGAACTTGAACAAATAAAAAAAATAATTCAAAAAAATATTGTTAAAGACAAAGAGTTGATAGAGAGTTTCTACAAATGGAAAGACATTCAAAATCCATACTCTGAAGAAGAAGTTGATTCATTTATAGAGTTAACTGAGTTCTTGGAATTACCTTCTATTGATGAATTCGTTAAAAATTCTTTCTTGTTTGCTGGTCAAACAAAAAAAGAAAAAAGAAAAAATAGAAGAAATATACAAATGATTTTCCAAGATCCTGGTTCATCATTAAATGATAGAATGGCAATTGAAGAAATTATTGCAGAAGGAATGGAAAACTTCCCAGAACTTTACAAAGGTGACGAAGCTAGAGAAAGATTTTTGAAAGAACATAACGAGCAAAATCCTCATGATCAATTAACAATGGAACAAGTAACTCACTCAATGGTTAAAAAACATATTATACTAAATCTTGTTAAATCTGTTGGTTTACTACCAGAACATTTATCAAGATATCCTCATGAATTCTCTGGTGGTCAAAGACAACGTGTTGGTATTGCAAGAAGTTTAGCTATGAGACCTCAATTAATAGTTGCAGATGAACCAATATCAGCTTTAGACGTTTCTATTAGAGCGCAGGTATTAAACTTATTTAAAAAATTCCAAGAACTATTAGATTTGACATTTATATTTGTAGCTCACGATTTATCAGTTGTAAGGTATATTGCAGATAGAATTGCTGTTATTTATCATGGTCAAATTGTTGAACTTGCACCTGCAGAAGAGTTGTTTAGTAATCCTTTACATCCTTATACAAAAGCTTTGTTATCTGCAATTCCAATTCCTGAACCAGAGTTAGCAAAAGAAACAAAACTTCAATTATACGAACCAGAAAAAGAACACTTCGATTACATATTTGAGCTACCATATTTTAAAGAAATTTTACCAGGGCACTTTGTCTGAGCGAATTCAAGAGAAATTAGAAAAATAAAAAGCAAACTTAAAAATCGAGAAAGGAGCTAA